Proteins from a genomic interval of Diospyros lotus cultivar Yz01 chromosome 6, ASM1463336v1, whole genome shotgun sequence:
- the LOC127804832 gene encoding pentatricopeptide repeat-containing protein At3g28660-like, protein MINNVGHNGFSWSWLMSVVQRCRNMRQLKAIHAVFVTNGLHQNNYAISKLLAFCALSEAGDLNYASLLFTQISTPNLFIYNTLTRAYSSSSEPKLGIHYFNLMLKNNAVCPDHHTFPFVLVACANASCMFLGKQIHDWVLKNGLASSDGHIQTALIRLYANCKFLGDARKVFDEIRRPDVVQCNVLMNAYLQSGFAPKALGVFQDMLVSGIEPDEYCVTTGLKACADLGALVQGKWMHEYVEKRKELISDVFVGTALVVMYVKCGCIDMAMGVFEGMPKRNAFSWAAMIGGFAIHGCARKAVDYLERMQVEDGLRPDGVVLLVALTACAHAGLQKEGQFLLHNMQAQYGIAPKHEHYSCMVDLLCRAGRLDEALELIRRMPMKPLAPVWGALLSGCRIHNNVTLAEVAVKELLLLENGDSEEDGAYVQLSNLYLAAGKCEEAVRIRTMIGDRGLKKTPGLSAIEVDGNVHEFLSGDVSQPSTPEIHAMLELVSLYIIHPTLLENETATSGFERQLK, encoded by the coding sequence ATGATCAACAATGTCGGGCACAATGGCTTTTCATGGAGCTGGCTCATGTCCGTCGTACAACGCTGCAGGAACATGCGCCAACTCAAGGCAATCCACGCCGTGTTTGTCACCAATGGTCTCCACCAGAACAATTACGCCATCAGCAAGCTCCTTGCCTTTTGCGCCCTCTCTGAGGCCGGTGACCTCAATTATGCGTCTCTTCTCTTCACCCAAATCAGTACTCCTAATTTATTCATTTACAACACTCTCACCAGAGCCTATTCTAGCAGTTCTGAGCCCAAGCTGGGTATCCATTACTTCAACCTCATGTTAAAGAATAATGCTGTGTGTCCCGATCACCACACTTTTCCGTTTGTTCTCGTGGCATGCGCTAATGCCTCTTGTATGTTTTTGGGGAAGCAAATACATGATTGGGTCCTCAAGAATGGATTAGCTTCGTCGGATGGTCATATACAGACCGCGTTAATCCGATTGTATGCAAACTGTAAATTTTTGGGCGATGCCCGGAAGGTGTTTGATGAAATTAGGAGGCCAGATGTTGTTCAGTGTAATGTTCTCATGAATGCGTATCTTCAGTCTGGTTTTGCTCCGAAAGCATTGGGTGTTTTCCAGGATATGCTGGTGTCTGGAATTGAGCCAGATGAATATTGTGTAACTACTGGGCTTAAAGCTTGTGCTGATTTAGGAGCACTTGTTCAGGGGAAGTGGATGCATGAGTATGTTGAGAAGAGGAAAGAATTGATATCCGACGTGTTCGTAGGGACAGCCCTTGTTGTTATGTATGTGAAGTGCGGCTGCATTGACATGGCTATGGGCGTTTTTGAGGGGATGCCTAAAAGGAATGCGTTTTCATGGGCAGCAATGATTGGAGGCTTTGCAATTCACGGATGTGCAAGAAAAGCAGTCGATTACTTGGAGAGAATGCAGGTGGAGGATGGACTCAGGCCTGATGGAGTTGTCCTCCTTGTGGCTTTAACGGCTTGTGCCCATGCAGGTCTTCAGAAAGAGGGTCAATTTCTATTACATAACATGCAAGCTCAATATGGCATCGCACCTAAACACGAGCACTACAGTTGCATGGTGGACTTGCTATGCAGGGCAGGTCGGTTAGATGAAGCGCTTGAGCTTATAAGAAGGATGCCTATGAAGCCGCTTGCTCCTGTCTGGGGTGCCCTCTTGAGCGGTTGTCGAATCCATAACAATGTTACACTTGCAGAAGTCGCCGTGAAGGAGCTTTTACTGCTAGAAAATGGCGATAGCGAAGAAGATGGGGCTTATGTTCAGTTATCAAATCTGTATCTGGCTGCTGGGAAGTGTGAAGAGGCCGTGAGGATACGGACGATGATTGGTGATAGAGGGCTTAAGAAGACACCCGGTCTCAGTGCAATAGAGGTGGATGGGAATGTACACGAGTTTCTTTCTGGAGATGTATCACAGCCGTCTACGCCTGAGATACATGCAATGCTAGAGTTGGTGTCCCTCTACATAATCCACCCAACATTACTGGAAAATGAAACGGCCACATCTGGGTTTGAAAGACAGCTAAAGTGA